The segment ATATGTCGTAACGAATATTGGTCTTCTTTTCCTTTTGGTCTTCCTAAATGTGACATCAAAATTACACTTCCGCCATCAGCTAGAATCTTATCTATAGTTGGCTTTGCAGCTTCAATTCTGTTGGCATCGGTAACCTTGAAATTCTCGTCTAAAGGCACGTTGAAATCAACTCTTATTATGGCTTTTTTGGCGTTGAAATTAAAATCTTGAAGCGTTTTCATTTAGTAATTTAAAAGGTATGAATCATTGCAAATATAATAAAAATTAGTTTCATCGGGTTTTTTTGTGCTTTTATCGATGTTTTTTAAGGAAATTTTAAGTGTTAAAATGGTTGTTTTCAAATAAATAACAATTTGTTTCCTTGTCTTTCATTCCGGGATTCGTTTTGAATATCATGGCCTGATTTACTGATAGCAAAATATTTCTTCTATATTTGCTTTATGCAGTTTTCAGATATTCTTGGTCAGGATTACATAAAAAATCATCTCGTAAAAAGCGCGTTGTCGGGAAGAATTCCGCACGCACAATTGTTTGTTGGCCCAGAAGGTTGTGGCACTTTAGCCATGGCAATTGCTTATGCACAATTTGTTTTATGTAATAATCAAGGACAGGAAAATAGCGGCGGAAACGAAAGTTGCAATCTAAAGTTTCAATCGCTTTCACATCCTGATTTGCATTTTGTATATCCAAATGTGACTAATGACGATGTGAAAACAAAACCAAAAAGTGCCGATTTTATTATGGATTGGCGTGAGTTTGTTTTGAAAAATCCGTATGGAAGTTTGTTTGATTGGTACAAACATTTGGGCGTTCAGAACAAACAAGGTGAAATTCGTGTGGAGGATGCGCAGGATATTTTAAAATCTTTAGCCTTGAAATCATACGAAGGCGGTTATAAAATTATGATCGTTTGGATGGCGGACAAAATGAACATTGCTGCGTCCAATAAATTATTAAAATTGTTGGAAGAACCGCCTGAAAAAACATTGTTCCTGCTGATTTCTGAAAACGAAGAAGATATTATTCAAACCATTCGTTCACGATGTCAAGTGCTTCATTTTGGTGCATTGCCCGAAGCCGAAATTTCGAAAGCGTTAAAAGCCAACTATTTTTTAGACGATTCTTCAGCAACAAAGGTAGCACATCAGGCACAGGGAAATTATAATAAAGCGCTTCACATTGTGAAAAATGACACTGAAGATTTTCCTTTTGAAAAATGGTTTGTTGCCTGGGTCCGAGCTGCTTTCAGCGCAAAAAAAAATGCCTCAGCTATTCAGGATTTAATTTTATGGAGTGAAGAAATTGCTGGTTTGGGTCGCGAAGGACAAAAGCAGTTTTTGAATTATTGTATAGTGATGTTCCGTCAGGCTTTGATGCATAATTATGAAACCAAAAACCTGGTTTATGTTGAGCCGCAAGTGGAAAATTTTACTTTTGATAAATTTGCTCCATTTGTAAATGGCAATAATATTAATGCGATTTTCAATGAGCTTTCAGATGCGATTTATCATATTGAACGCAACGGAAATGCCAAAATTATATTAACTGATTTATCTATAAAACTTACTCGATTAATCCATAAAACTTAACCATCATGACTAATACAGCTTCGATACTTGTTTTACTTTTTCTTGCGGTAACTTTTGTACAGTCGGCCTATGATAAAATTTTTGGCTGGCAAGGAAATATTGACTGGCTCAAAGGACATTTTGCTAATACTTCCTTATTAAAAAATAATGTTGCTCTTGCTCTTGGAACTATTTTAATTCTTGAACTAATAACCGGTGTTTTAACTTTGGTTGGTTGTGTCGAATTATTGATTAATGGCGGGAGAACATTTGGTTTTTATGGCGCTGTTTTTTCGTGTATTACTTTGATATTATTGCTCTTAGGACAACGCTTAGCCAAGGATTATGATGGTGCGCGAACGATTGCTATTTATTTTGTTCCGGCAGTTTTGGCTGTTTTTTGGTTGAGCTAATTACCGATATATCATCCCTAAAGGGATTATTACAAACTCGCTTTAAACATTTTTAGTTCATCCCAAGTGAATTTATCTCCATATTGTTCTTTCAATCCGTTGAGGGTTTCTTCTTTATAACCTTTAAAAGCTTTGGCTAATTCCTGGATTTTTTCTTCCGGCAAAACATCCGTAATTGCAATAGTTTCTGTTTCTATAAGTTTGGCAATATGCCCGCCAATTGTTTGGGTTGTAAGTTTTCGAATTGCGGCAATTTCTTTAATTGAATTCTTTTCCAACCACAATTCATAAGTTTCCTGAACAGTTGATTTTTTGGGTTCCTTGACTGTTTTTTTCTTTTTAGTATAGCGTTCTAAATCGACTTCATCTTCAATTAAAGTCACGTTTAGATTTTTAAATTCTTCCCGAATGGTTTCCAGTTTTCTGATTTTATAGAATTTAATCGCTTCGGAAGACAGCTTTTCTTTAGAGATTGTTTCGCCTTTCACGACTGTTTCTATTAGCAATTTGGCTTTCATTAATTGTAAAACTGCTTTGACTTGCAGCGCTTCCAAAACCACTAATTCATCATAAAATGCTTTGACTTTTTTTATCCGTATTACTTCTTCTATTTTCCAAAGAATTTCATAAACCAAATTATCCAACGGTTGTAAAAAATAAGAATAAGCGGCTTGAATTCTTTCGTAAACAAATTCAAAATCGACTTCACCGTCTTTGAAAAGCGTATTCAATTGCGCAATAAATTTTCGGGATGGATCTAAAAGACTCTCAATAAATTCGGTTTGCTTTTTCGCCCAAACAGCATGTTTTGATTTGGCCGATAGTTCTGAATTTTCGTTATAACTAAACTGATGATTGCGCCATTCCTGAGCCAAATCTGTCCAATCGAAACTGGATTTTAGATAGTTATGAATAAAATTTCTGGTTTCCTGCTTCAAGGAATTTTCCAAAAGTGCTTCGGTAGCTTTATTTTCGGCATATTCCATCACGTCTTGGTCGCTTGAAATACCATTCATCTGCAACGGAGAAAGCAAAACCAAGCCATTTAAAGAGCGTAATCGCGAAAGTGCTACATAGGCTTGTCCGGGAAGAAAAACCTGCGAAACATCGAGTGCTGCTTTGTCAAATGTCAATCCCTGACTTTTATGGACGGTTATTGCCCAGGCTAATTTTATCGGATAATGCGTAAATGTTCCGAGTACTTCTTCATTGATTTCTTTGGTGTTTTCATCTACATAATAGCGAATGTTTTGCCATTCGTATCGTTCCACTTCTATAGTTTTGTTTTCTTCTGGAAAGTGAACCATGATTTCTTCATCAGATAGCGATTTGATAACGCCCATTTTTCCGTTGAAATAATTTTTATCAAAAGACAAATCGTTTTTGATAAACATGACTTGTGCTCCGACTTTTAGTTCTAATTTTTCTTCTAATGGATAAATTTTATCCGGAAAATCACCAACAATTAATGCTTCATAGACTTTAGATTTTCCTTTTAAATCGAGTAATGATTGCGAATTTATAGAATCAGCTTTGACATTGTGCGTCGTTAAAGTGATATAGCCTTTATTGGCTTTTAAATCAAAATTTGGTTGCACAAATTGATTCAGAATTTGAATATCGCTTTGCGAAATCTGATTGTTTCTTAAATTATTCAAAACCGAAATAAACTGCTCATCGGTTTGACGAAAAATTTTAGACAATTCGATATACAATGGTGGGTTTTGTTGAATGACATGCGAATGAAAAAAGAATTTGCCTTTGTAATAAGTTCGCAATGTTCTCCATTCTTCGTCACGAATTATGGGCGGTAATTGCAATAAATCGCCAATAAAAAGAACCTGAACTCCACCAAAAGGAAGGTTTTTTCTTCGGACGGATTGCAACATAAAATCGATGGCATCCATCAAATCGGAACGCAACATACTGACTTCGTCAATGATCAGCAATTCCATATTTTGAATGACCGATTTCTTCAATCCGCTCATTTTGAAATGTCTGCGTAGCGTTGCTTTGGTTTCAAATTTAGAATTCTCTAAAAACTGAGGTGTAGAATTATCGGGAATAAATCCGCCGAAAGGCAATTGAAACATTGAGTGAATGGTAACTCCGCCAGCGTTTAATGCGGCAATTCCTGTTGGGGCAACGACCACACAGTTTTTGTGTGTTGATTTAATTATCTCTTTAAGAAGCGTAGTTTTTCCTGTTCCAGCTTTTCCAGTAAGGAAAATAGAGCGATTGGTTTGGTTAATAAATCGTAAAACATAGTTTGCTTCGGCAGAGAGTTCCATAACGTATGAATTAGAAAACAAATATACGGCATTATCTTACAAAAATAACAAAAAAACGCCTCTAAATTGAGGCGTTCATTATCTATATGAGAGGTTTATTATTTCTTCTCTTCTTTTGGTGCTTCTTCTTTTTTCCCGGCAGCTTTATATTTATCATTAACCATTTTGACTATTTCTTTAGTAATATCATAGTTGTCTTTTGCATATAAAATTGATGGTGAAGCTTCGCCTGATCCATAAATATAATCGTATCCTTTTTCTTTACCGTATTCTTTCAGCATTTTTCTGTAACCAATAACTAAAGAATCCATTTCTGCACCACTTTCTTGTTGCAATTGTTGAAGCATTGCTTGTTGGGCATAGCTTAATTGTTGTTCTCTTTGCGACAATTCAGCACCTTTTTGTTGTGCCCAAGCTTGTCCATTTGCCTGTGCATTTTTCTTAAAATTTGCTGCTTCCGATTTAAAACGAGTCACTTCAGCTTCTAACTGATTCCCCATTACTTTGGATTTATCTTTGTATTTAGCTTCGATGTCTTTCGCTTCTATAGATTCTTCCATTAATTTTGAAGTATCGACGTATGCGGTTTTAAATTCTTTTACTTCTGTTGTTTTATTGCAGGAGATGATTGCAATTGCAATTGCAAAAAGGATAACTGTTTTTTTAATCATGATTTGATAAATTTTATTTCGGTTTCAAAAGTATAAAAATAAAATTCAATTAGCTAAAGTTGAATTTCCGTGTTTTTTTGTGTTATAAATTTTAGTTATTCTAAAAAAATTACCCATAATGTCTAGCTATTGATTTTGGCTTTAAATAAAGCCGTTTAAAAGCATTTCTTGTTTTAGGCAACTTGTCGCGCATTCTTGCTTTGTTCGACTAAATAGCGCTCTTTAAATTAGTTTTTACTTGCTTTTTATGATGTAAATGTGTGACGAATGCTCTTTTGTTTGTTTGGCGCTAAGATTTGATTTCAATCCAACAAAAAAAGCTTTGATGAAATTCATTTTTCCGGTTTTGTATTTTTCGGATAATAAGCTCACATAAAAACTATCAAATTTCATTGGAAGTACTTCAACTAATTTCATTTCTTTTTCTGCAAACAATTTATCAATTGCTGTTTTTGAAAAATGCCAAATGTGTCTTGGCACATCAAAAGCTGCCCAAAATTTTCCGTAATAATTTGCATCAAAAGATTTAAAATTTGGAACTGCTATCAAAATAGTTCCGGTTGGTTTTACTAATCTTTTTAATTCTAAAATATATTCATCAAGATTTGGAACGTGTTCTAAAACATGCCACATCGTAATTACATCAAAAGAATGGCTTTCTAAATCGGAAAGATTGTCAACAAAATTCACTCCTTTATTTATAGCAATTGCTTTTGCTTTTGCACTTGGTTCGATTCCGGTTGTTTCCCAGCCATCATTTTTGGCCACAACTAAAAAATCTCCCGTTCCTGCTCCAATGTCTAAAAGTCTTCCTTTTTCAGATTGCACATTGATTAATTTTACCTTGTTTTTAAGCGCAATGTTTTTTATCAAATGATACATTCTTTCAAACAAGGAGCGCTTACCATCTGTATGAGAAATATAATCTTCACTTTCGTAATAGCTTGGTAATTTCTCTAAAGATGGTTTTGGAAATGTGATCAATAAATCATATTCCGGATTGTGGTGCAATTCAAAAATTTCTTTTGAAACAGAATAGTCTCTAACTTTTTGAAAAAAAATATTGTTTTGAAAACTCATATAAAGGCTGTATTGATAAGGCTTTGCAAACTTGGTTTCACGTGGAACGCAAAACTATCTGCCCATGTAAATTAATAAAACAGAAATGTCTGCCGGAGAAACTCCGCTGATTCTTGACGCTTGTGAAATGGTTACAGGACGAATGTTGCTCAACTTTTGCTTTGCTTCTATTGACATTGATTTGATTTTGTGATAATCGAAATTTTCCGGAATTTTAATATCTTCTAATCGGATTAGTTTCTCCGCATTGTTTCTTTCCTTTTCAATATAACCTGAATATTTAACCTGGATTTCTGCCTGTTCGATAATCTCTTTATCTAAATCATTTTCGGCAACATAATCTTTAACTTTATCAAACTTCAGGAAATCATTCAATTCAATTTGCGGACGTGAAAACACTTTAAACATTTTGTCTGACTGAACCATTGCCGAACTTTCTTTTGCTTCCAGAATTGGATTTGCTTCTTCAGGTGTAACGCTTGTTTCTTTGAAAAAATTTACCATTTTTTCACTTTCGTTAAACTTATGCTCCATCCTGCGCAATCTTTTTTCAGACGCCAAACCAATTTCATATGACTTTGGCGTTAGTCTAAAATCGGCATTATCCTGACGTAATAAAGTTCTGTATTCAGCACGTGAAGTAAACATTCTGTATGGTTCTTCCGTTCCTTTGGTAATCAAATCATCTATCAAAACTCCGATATAAGCTTCATCACGACGCAAAATCATTGGTTCTTGTTCTTTTACTTTTAAAGCTGCATTAATTCCGGCCATCATCCCTTGAGATGCAGCTTCTTCATATCCTGTAGTTCCGTTAATTTGTCCTGCAAAATACAAACCTTCTACAAGCTTCGTTTCAAGCGTATGCTTTAATTGCGTTGGTGGGAAATAATCATATTCTATGGCATAACCCGGACGGAAAAACTTAACCTTTTCAAATCCTTCAACCGAACGCAATGCTTTGAATTGAATGTCTTCCGGTAACGAAGTTGAAAAACCATTTACATAAACTTCGACTGTGTTCCAACCTTCCGGTTCGACAAATAATTGGTGTCTTTCTTTATCCGCGAAACGATTAATCTTATCTTCAATAGACGGACAATATCTTGGTCCGATACTTTTAATTCTACCATTAAACATTGGCGAACGATCAAAACCTTCACGAAGAATATTATGCACTTCATTTGAAGTATAGGTCATGTGACAAAGCATTTGATGTGTCAAAGGTTTTGTTTCATCTGAATAAGAAAATTTATTCGGAACCTCATCTCCGGGTTCTTCTCTCATTTTAGAATAATCTAAAGAGCGACCATCAACTCTTGGTGGTGTTCCTGTTTTCATTCTTCCTGCTTCAAAACCAACTTTGACTAAGTCATCCGTAATTCCAAAAGCAGCACTTTCACCAGCTCTTCCTCCACCAAATTGTTTGTCACCTATATGGATTAATCCGTTAAGAAAAGTTCCGTTTGTAAGCACAACTGTTTTGGCTTTGATTTCAATTCCGAGTGACGTTACAATTCCTTCAATCTTGTTATTCTTAATCAAAAGACCTTTGACCATTTCCTGATAAAAGTCGAGATTTGGTGTTCGTTCCAATCGCAATCTCCATTCTTCAGCAAAACGCATTCGGTCTGACTGTACTCTTGGCGACCACATTGCCGGTCCTTTTGATTTGTTCAACATCTTAAACTGCACCGCTGTATTGTCTGAAACAATTCCGGAATAACCGCCAAGCGCATCAATCTCCCGTACAATTTGTCCTTTGGCAATTCCACCCATAGCAGGATTACATGACATTTGCGCTATATTCTGCAGGCTCATTGTAACCAACAATGTACTACAGCCCAAATTAGCTGATGCTGCTGCAGCTTCACAACCCGCGTGTCCTGCGCCTACTACTATTGTATCGTATTTTTCTAAAAACATTTTAGTTGTGTTTCACGTGGAACATCTTCATTTTTTCTTCCTCTTTTTGACGCATAAGTTTTTCGTCATCCTCGCTTTTGTCTTTGTAGCCACAGTAATGTAAAACGCCGTGTACTAAAACCCGTTTTAGTTCTTCTTCAAAATCAACTCTGAAATCTATGGCATTTTCGCGAACCCTTTCTATAGAAATAAAAATATCCCCATGTAGTTCGTTTCCTATAGAATAATCAAAGCTGATAATGTCTGTTAAGGTGTCGTGGTCTAAATACTGCTGGTTAATTTCTACTAAATAGTCGTCGTCGCAGAAGATATAATTAATCTCTCCTTCGCTCTTCATTTCAGAGCCAATGACTTTGGAAAGCCAGTCCGAATAAAGCGTTTCGTCTTCTAGTTTGAAATCTAACTCGTAATTAAAACTAATCATTGGTTTTGAAATATTCTTGAACCTTTTGGTTAAAATTGGAGCGCAAAGGTAAGCTTTGTCTATTTAAAATTTCAATACTATTCAAATATTCTTGCAGCTTGGTCGGTAATGCAGTAGCTTGATTATTAAATTCTTTCTTATTTGTTTCCGATTGACGCTTACTATCTTGTCCTTGTTGTTGGACAGCTTTTTCCAATTTCAACAACTCATATTTAACATTCAAAATCTTTTGAAGTGTTTCGTTATTAAATCCTTTGTTTAATAATTGCTTTTCGATTTGCTTCATCTGATCCATAGCATTCTGACCATTCCCACCAACGCCTTGCTTCTTTAATTCTTTTTCTAAAGCTTCACGCAGTTGCTGCTGTTCTTTATAAATTTCCATAATAGCTTTGGCGTCACCTTCGCCATCTTGTCCATTTTCTCCGCCTTGTTGGTTCCCTTTTCCTTTTCCGTTATTCCCTTTTCCGTCACCACTGTCTCCTTTTCCGTCACCTTTCCCATTACTCCCTTTTTGTCCTTCCTGTCCCTGACCTTCTTTCTCTCCTTGATTACCATCCTGACCATCGCCCGGCTTGTCACCTTTCTTCATTCCCTTTTTCATTTTTTCACCCAAACCTTCTTGCTTTTTGATAATATCAGGCAATTGCATTCCGGAACCTTGTCCTGGTTTTGGTTTTCCTTTTCCAGAACCTGGCATCGCCATTTGCATTTGCATACCGTTTAGAATATCGCTTAGTAAATCCGCAAGTTTGTTGGAAGACGAAACCGCATATTGTTGGTGTGAATTCCCTTTTGGAACATTGGCTTCCGCCAAAGTCTCTATTGCTTTATCAACATTGTATTGAACATTTCCTATTTCCTTGGTAATACCTTCTCCTATTTTCGGGTTACGTAATGACATCGCAAACAAACTATCATCAACATGTTTGAATTGTTGCTTTAAATCCTGCTGAATTTTCAAGTTTTTATTGAATGATGGGGCACCACGTTTTAGGTTCTTAAATTGTTTCATCACATCTTCCTGAGAAAACGAATAAGCCAGAAGATTATCCAAAATCTGACGCAGCATGGCAACATCCTCTTCCATTTGCTCCGCTTCTGATGACTCCATTTGCTCTTGCATTTGTTGACTCATTTGCTTCATTTTTTTGGAAGCACTTTTTTGTTTTGGCTTGGCTTTGTCTTTTTGCTGCTTTTGCAATTGGTCTTTAGCGTCTTTTAAATCTTCGTCTATGCTTTTCTCTTTTTCTTCTGACTTAGGCAAATCCATCGGAGCTTTTAATTCCTTATTGTCTTTTTCTAAATCCTTTAATTCTTCCTTATTTTTGTCAAATTCCTTATTTATTTCATCCTGTTTCTCAGCATTATTTTCATCCGTTTTATCGGCAAGCTTATCTTGCTTTTCAGCAAGTTTATTTATCTTATCAGCTATTTGTTGCGCTTTTTTCTCTACATAATAACGTTTCGTCAACTCAACCAATTGCTCTAAACTCTTTGTCTGATTTTTACTGGCTTGTTGGAATTTCTCCATTTTCTCAAACAACTCTTCTTTACTGATTTTGTCATTCAACTTTTGAAGTTCTTCTAATAGCTTTTTATTTTTCTCGATTTCTTCTTTAGTTTTTTCTAATCTATCCTGAAGCAATTCTTTTTTCTCATCTTTTTTCTCTGATTTGAACTGCTCTAAATTGTCCTTCATCTTTTCTGAAAACTCTTTCATCATTTCGTCCTGTTGCTTTTGACGCTGAATAAAATCGTTTACTTTTTGTTGATCTTTATATTCTAAATTATCCTTTTCCTTACCCATTTTTTGCAATTTGTCCAACTCCGAAAGTTGCTTGTCTTGCGCTTTCA is part of the Flavobacterium sangjuense genome and harbors:
- a CDS encoding DUF4175 family protein; protein product: MDNSKIIYQKLEGFINKYYTNQLLKGIIFFVGIGLLYFIFTLFVEYFLWLKPAARTVLFYTFVLVELILFFRFICFPLFKLSKLQKGIDYEEASIIIGNHFSEIEDKLTNFLQLSYDKNKSELLAASIDQKANTLQPIPFGNAINFGSNKKYLPLAIIPILFFAFFYLSGNSNLISQSLNRVVHFKQQFLPPAPFEFEVLNKDLQTEQNKDFLLKVKTIGKVVPENAMIFIGDESYFMESSKPGEFEFVIPKPSEDLEFHIEANDVSSHDYELKVVTVPSIANFEMVLNFPNYLNKKSEVIKGTGNAIIPEGTQVTWRMNTLATQKVDWVNENAHYTFVKNGNLFSLSKSILQNVDYQILTSNNKVQNYEKLNYQISVIKDQYPTINVNNAPDSLKVNKNFVLGQVSDDYGLSKLQIVYYPKDTPNTAKKAAISVKRDVYDQFVFSFPSNLPVEEGVSYEYYFEIFDNDAIHNYKSTKSSVFSNRIATETEKQDEQMQQQNENINSLAKSLKAQDKQLSELDKLQKMGKEKDNLEYKDQQKVNDFIQRQKQQDEMMKEFSEKMKDNLEQFKSEKKDEKKELLQDRLEKTKEEIEKNKKLLEELQKLNDKISKEELFEKMEKFQQASKNQTKSLEQLVELTKRYYVEKKAQQIADKINKLAEKQDKLADKTDENNAEKQDEINKEFDKNKEELKDLEKDNKELKAPMDLPKSEEKEKSIDEDLKDAKDQLQKQQKDKAKPKQKSASKKMKQMSQQMQEQMESSEAEQMEEDVAMLRQILDNLLAYSFSQEDVMKQFKNLKRGAPSFNKNLKIQQDLKQQFKHVDDSLFAMSLRNPKIGEGITKEIGNVQYNVDKAIETLAEANVPKGNSHQQYAVSSSNKLADLLSDILNGMQMQMAMPGSGKGKPKPGQGSGMQLPDIIKKQEGLGEKMKKGMKKGDKPGDGQDGNQGEKEGQGQEGQKGSNGKGDGKGDSGDGKGNNGKGKGNQQGGENGQDGEGDAKAIMEIYKEQQQLREALEKELKKQGVGGNGQNAMDQMKQIEKQLLNKGFNNETLQKILNVKYELLKLEKAVQQQGQDSKRQSETNKKEFNNQATALPTKLQEYLNSIEILNRQSLPLRSNFNQKVQEYFKTND
- a CDS encoding OmpH family outer membrane protein, yielding MKKTVILFAIAIAIISCNKTTEVKEFKTAYVDTSKLMEESIEAKDIEAKYKDKSKVMGNQLEAEVTRFKSEAANFKKNAQANGQAWAQQKGAELSQREQQLSYAQQAMLQQLQQESGAEMDSLVIGYRKMLKEYGKEKGYDYIYGSGEASPSILYAKDNYDITKEIVKMVNDKYKAAGKKEEAPKEEKK
- a CDS encoding DNA polymerase III subunit, coding for MQFSDILGQDYIKNHLVKSALSGRIPHAQLFVGPEGCGTLAMAIAYAQFVLCNNQGQENSGGNESCNLKFQSLSHPDLHFVYPNVTNDDVKTKPKSADFIMDWREFVLKNPYGSLFDWYKHLGVQNKQGEIRVEDAQDILKSLALKSYEGGYKIMIVWMADKMNIAASNKLLKLLEEPPEKTLFLLISENEEDIIQTIRSRCQVLHFGALPEAEISKALKANYFLDDSSATKVAHQAQGNYNKALHIVKNDTEDFPFEKWFVAWVRAAFSAKKNASAIQDLILWSEEIAGLGREGQKQFLNYCIVMFRQALMHNYETKNLVYVEPQVENFTFDKFAPFVNGNNINAIFNELSDAIYHIERNGNAKIILTDLSIKLTRLIHKT
- a CDS encoding helix-turn-helix domain-containing protein; the protein is MELSAEANYVLRFINQTNRSIFLTGKAGTGKTTLLKEIIKSTHKNCVVVAPTGIAALNAGGVTIHSMFQLPFGGFIPDNSTPQFLENSKFETKATLRRHFKMSGLKKSVIQNMELLIIDEVSMLRSDLMDAIDFMLQSVRRKNLPFGGVQVLFIGDLLQLPPIIRDEEWRTLRTYYKGKFFFHSHVIQQNPPLYIELSKIFRQTDEQFISVLNNLRNNQISQSDIQILNQFVQPNFDLKANKGYITLTTHNVKADSINSQSLLDLKGKSKVYEALIVGDFPDKIYPLEEKLELKVGAQVMFIKNDLSFDKNYFNGKMGVIKSLSDEEIMVHFPEENKTIEVERYEWQNIRYYVDENTKEINEEVLGTFTHYPIKLAWAITVHKSQGLTFDKAALDVSQVFLPGQAYVALSRLRSLNGLVLLSPLQMNGISSDQDVMEYAENKATEALLENSLKQETRNFIHNYLKSSFDWTDLAQEWRNHQFSYNENSELSAKSKHAVWAKKQTEFIESLLDPSRKFIAQLNTLFKDGEVDFEFVYERIQAAYSYFLQPLDNLVYEILWKIEEVIRIKKVKAFYDELVVLEALQVKAVLQLMKAKLLIETVVKGETISKEKLSSEAIKFYKIRKLETIREEFKNLNVTLIEDEVDLERYTKKKKTVKEPKKSTVQETYELWLEKNSIKEIAAIRKLTTQTIGGHIAKLIETETIAITDVLPEEKIQELAKAFKGYKEETLNGLKEQYGDKFTWDELKMFKASL
- a CDS encoding DoxX family protein, whose amino-acid sequence is MTNTASILVLLFLAVTFVQSAYDKIFGWQGNIDWLKGHFANTSLLKNNVALALGTILILELITGVLTLVGCVELLINGGRTFGFYGAVFSCITLILLLLGQRLAKDYDGARTIAIYFVPAVLAVFWLS
- the mnmG gene encoding tRNA uridine-5-carboxymethylaminomethyl(34) synthesis enzyme MnmG — its product is MFLEKYDTIVVGAGHAGCEAAAASANLGCSTLLVTMSLQNIAQMSCNPAMGGIAKGQIVREIDALGGYSGIVSDNTAVQFKMLNKSKGPAMWSPRVQSDRMRFAEEWRLRLERTPNLDFYQEMVKGLLIKNNKIEGIVTSLGIEIKAKTVVLTNGTFLNGLIHIGDKQFGGGRAGESAAFGITDDLVKVGFEAGRMKTGTPPRVDGRSLDYSKMREEPGDEVPNKFSYSDETKPLTHQMLCHMTYTSNEVHNILREGFDRSPMFNGRIKSIGPRYCPSIEDKINRFADKERHQLFVEPEGWNTVEVYVNGFSTSLPEDIQFKALRSVEGFEKVKFFRPGYAIEYDYFPPTQLKHTLETKLVEGLYFAGQINGTTGYEEAASQGMMAGINAALKVKEQEPMILRRDEAYIGVLIDDLITKGTEEPYRMFTSRAEYRTLLRQDNADFRLTPKSYEIGLASEKRLRRMEHKFNESEKMVNFFKETSVTPEEANPILEAKESSAMVQSDKMFKVFSRPQIELNDFLKFDKVKDYVAENDLDKEIIEQAEIQVKYSGYIEKERNNAEKLIRLEDIKIPENFDYHKIKSMSIEAKQKLSNIRPVTISQASRISGVSPADISVLLIYMGR
- the ybeY gene encoding rRNA maturation RNase YbeY encodes the protein MISFNYELDFKLEDETLYSDWLSKVIGSEMKSEGEINYIFCDDDYLVEINQQYLDHDTLTDIISFDYSIGNELHGDIFISIERVRENAIDFRVDFEEELKRVLVHGVLHYCGYKDKSEDDEKLMRQKEEEKMKMFHVKHN
- a CDS encoding class I SAM-dependent methyltransferase, yielding MSFQNNIFFQKVRDYSVSKEIFELHHNPEYDLLITFPKPSLEKLPSYYESEDYISHTDGKRSLFERMYHLIKNIALKNKVKLINVQSEKGRLLDIGAGTGDFLVVAKNDGWETTGIEPSAKAKAIAINKGVNFVDNLSDLESHSFDVITMWHVLEHVPNLDEYILELKRLVKPTGTILIAVPNFKSFDANYYGKFWAAFDVPRHIWHFSKTAIDKLFAEKEMKLVEVLPMKFDSFYVSLLSEKYKTGKMNFIKAFFVGLKSNLSAKQTKEHSSHIYIIKSK